A window of the Mesotoga prima MesG1.Ag.4.2 genome harbors these coding sequences:
- a CDS encoding HEPN domain-containing protein: MPDRSQDWLRQAKRDLEHARESAVNGKHEWACFAAQQAAEKAVKALHLSLGQEAWGHMVSKLIQELPEGTDLPAELLDKARILDNSYIPARYPNGHPEGSPFEYFGSKQSKEAIAYAGEIVEFVNNEMAKQKGCN; encoded by the coding sequence ATGCCTGATAGATCCCAGGATTGGTTACGTCAAGCAAAAAGAGATCTTGAACACGCTCGAGAGTCTGCTGTTAATGGCAAACACGAATGGGCATGCTTTGCGGCACAGCAGGCTGCTGAAAAAGCCGTAAAGGCTCTCCATCTTTCTTTGGGACAGGAAGCGTGGGGACACATGGTTAGCAAACTGATTCAAGAACTCCCTGAGGGAACTGACTTGCCCGCTGAGTTATTGGATAAGGCAAGAATTCTTGACAATTCATACATTCCTGCGAGATATCCAAATGGTCATCCCGAAGGCTCTCCTTTTGAGTATTTCGGAAGCAAGCAAAGTAAGGAGGCTATTGCATATGCCGGTGAGATCGTTGAATTCGTCAATAATGAAATGGCCAAGCAAAAAGGCTGTAATTGA
- a CDS encoding nucleotidyltransferase domain-containing protein, producing MPVRSLNSSIMKWPSKKAVIDSLDKWSETLKRDSNILRIGYFGSYARGDNGVGSDLDLIVIVKDSKAPFGKRGTEWDLAMLPVPVDLLIYTLDEWNELNKELSYFIKRLREEVKWIFMKDDSLNL from the coding sequence ATGCCGGTGAGATCGTTGAATTCGTCAATAATGAAATGGCCAAGCAAAAAGGCTGTAATTGATTCACTTGATAAGTGGTCAGAAACCTTGAAGCGAGATTCCAACATTCTCCGCATCGGTTACTTCGGTTCCTACGCTCGGGGCGACAATGGAGTGGGAAGCGACCTTGATTTGATTGTCATAGTCAAAGACTCCAAAGCTCCTTTTGGGAAGCGAGGAACAGAATGGGATTTAGCAATGTTACCGGTTCCGGTCGATCTTCTGATCTACACTCTGGACGAGTGGAATGAACTAAACAAAGAACTGTCTTACTTCATTAAAAGATTGAGAGAAGAAGTCAAATGGATCTTCATGAAAGATGATTCATTGAACCTGTAG